The following are from one region of the Rosistilla carotiformis genome:
- a CDS encoding acyltransferase family protein yields MKTTGPKSPRAQQPELDPSGMVHGGSGKVAYYAAMDGLRTVAITMVLVEHFGGPLGSFWAAGYYGVDLFFVISGFLITAILIRTPESSFRECYVKFMGRRSLRIFPVYYFALLLLWAGNFPQARQNMLYLATYTWNYATVHLKGEDNYLFYLWSLAVEEQFYLVWPLIALTLRRNLVALFVVTLGIVVIGYSQLVLNLFPTLQPYNYVGLVNRMGSLGLGAAGAIAVSLRWFPRFWYQSLTFEIVVFAVLGWALTTDQAFRLPLLGLCSLVLVTKSMEGRFRVPGVAAVLKSPIAVYIGQISYGIYVYHWPLGVWLTWYVFDPIWTKIDFSMLGPLSILRWNAWIVKLPLFFAVTVFVAHLSHKYFERPILRLKDRWFPTRMSMDHRTRSRTLTPVRSDVSPEMLQ; encoded by the coding sequence ATGAAAACAACAGGACCAAAGTCGCCCCGGGCGCAGCAGCCTGAACTTGATCCGTCTGGCATGGTCCATGGTGGTTCTGGAAAGGTAGCGTATTACGCCGCCATGGACGGATTGCGGACGGTCGCGATCACGATGGTGCTGGTTGAGCACTTCGGTGGTCCGCTGGGAAGTTTCTGGGCTGCGGGCTATTACGGTGTCGACCTGTTTTTTGTGATCAGCGGGTTTCTGATCACGGCGATTTTGATCAGAACGCCCGAATCATCGTTCCGTGAATGTTATGTCAAGTTCATGGGGCGACGTTCGTTACGGATATTTCCCGTTTACTACTTCGCCTTACTTTTGCTTTGGGCTGGCAATTTTCCACAAGCGCGGCAAAACATGCTGTACCTGGCAACGTACACATGGAACTATGCGACGGTGCATCTCAAAGGCGAGGACAATTATTTGTTCTACCTTTGGTCGTTGGCGGTGGAAGAACAATTTTACCTGGTCTGGCCTCTGATTGCGTTGACGCTTAGACGTAATTTGGTTGCTTTGTTTGTTGTCACGCTTGGTATCGTTGTGATCGGTTATTCACAGTTGGTGCTGAATCTTTTTCCAACGCTGCAACCCTACAACTACGTCGGTCTCGTCAATCGCATGGGATCGTTGGGACTTGGCGCAGCGGGTGCGATCGCAGTATCGCTGCGTTGGTTTCCACGGTTTTGGTATCAGAGTTTGACGTTCGAAATCGTTGTGTTTGCGGTTCTTGGTTGGGCACTCACCACGGATCAAGCGTTCCGGTTGCCACTGCTGGGACTTTGTTCGCTGGTGTTGGTGACAAAAAGTATGGAAGGCCGCTTTCGCGTGCCCGGAGTCGCCGCGGTCCTGAAGAGCCCAATCGCCGTCTACATTGGACAAATTTCCTACGGCATCTATGTCTATCATTGGCCGCTGGGCGTGTGGCTGACGTGGTACGTGTTTGATCCAATTTGGACGAAGATCGATTTCTCGATGCTGGGGCCGCTTTCGATTCTGCGATGGAATGCGTGGATCGTCAAGCTTCCTTTGTTTTTTGCGGTCACCGTGTTTGTCGCCCATCTATCGCACAAGTATTTCGAGCGACCGATTCTGCGGTTGAAAGATCGATGGTTCCCGACCCGAATGTCGATGGACCACCGAACTCGATCGCGGACGTTGACGCCGGTGCGATCGGACGTCTCGCCAGAAATGCTGCAATAA
- a CDS encoding sulfotransferase family protein, whose protein sequence is MTKKVKFLIGGAQKCGTSALSVSLRAHPEIFIPAQKELHYFNSPARFRLDCFKAIRRYLAWAYERNFSHAAVGTICGEATPDYMYWETAAGHIWRYNPGMKWIVILRHPIYRARSAWAMNRDRIVEQLSLNQALATDVRRSQDTLPYQNLMYSYVDRSYYANQIRRLIRVFGRSQIHFLTMREFRVRHNESLRQCLEFLDVDSSVTSESRTVREGVYENALDRTIYEEWLDRFRWDIEETAQLTGKDLSAWLASDYLEESSDV, encoded by the coding sequence ATGACTAAGAAAGTCAAGTTCCTGATCGGAGGCGCCCAGAAATGTGGAACGTCCGCATTATCGGTAAGCCTCAGGGCCCACCCCGAGATTTTTATCCCTGCGCAGAAGGAACTGCATTACTTTAATAGCCCCGCCCGCTTTCGGCTGGATTGCTTTAAGGCGATACGAAGATATTTGGCTTGGGCATACGAAAGAAATTTCTCCCACGCGGCGGTCGGAACAATATGCGGAGAGGCAACACCTGACTACATGTATTGGGAGACTGCGGCTGGACACATCTGGCGATACAACCCAGGTATGAAGTGGATTGTAATTTTGCGTCATCCCATTTACCGGGCGAGATCGGCTTGGGCGATGAATCGTGATCGGATCGTTGAACAGTTATCACTCAACCAGGCACTCGCAACCGACGTTCGACGTTCGCAAGACACGCTTCCGTATCAGAACCTAATGTACTCATACGTTGATCGAAGTTATTATGCAAATCAAATTCGTCGATTGATTCGAGTATTCGGACGTTCTCAGATTCACTTCTTGACGATGCGTGAATTTCGTGTTCGACACAATGAGTCTCTACGTCAGTGCTTGGAATTTTTGGATGTTGACAGCAGTGTGACATCCGAATCGAGAACCGTGCGCGAAGGAGTTTACGAGAACGCACTTGATCGCACCATCTATGAGGAATGGCTAGACAGATTTCGTTGGGACATAGAAGAAACCGCCCAGTTGACGGGAAAAGACCTGTCAGCGTGGCTTGCTTCGGATTATTTGGAAGAATCCAGCGACGTCTGA
- a CDS encoding sulfotransferase has product MSQQLRDQVKRIQLRCRLIFTRPTPFIIVSNGRSGSNLLLNLLSSHPRVKHCGERFTDNRMKREDFSDRDLLSEFKQDLQRKGFEKAIGAKFLYYQLEADYADRFNAPGLRDVQQYLLQNRRMRIVHLTRRNVLRTVISMIVAAKTGVYRAHDKTQLPSDATVDVSPADCLARLQLVRNFEAKTRQQFCHHPMLEMVYEELVANQDQATDRLLRFLNVDPMPLSGRMVRQSKSLRDSVSNFDELAAALAGTEWESMLTDDVV; this is encoded by the coding sequence ATGTCTCAACAACTTCGTGATCAAGTAAAAAGAATCCAGCTGCGTTGTCGGCTGATATTCACACGTCCCACACCTTTTATTATTGTCTCCAATGGCAGGTCCGGTTCCAATTTGTTGTTGAACCTGTTGTCGTCTCACCCGCGGGTGAAACATTGTGGGGAACGCTTTACCGATAACCGAATGAAACGCGAAGACTTCAGCGATCGAGACTTGTTGAGCGAGTTCAAACAAGATCTGCAAAGGAAGGGATTCGAAAAAGCCATCGGCGCAAAGTTCCTATATTACCAATTGGAAGCAGACTATGCCGACAGGTTTAATGCGCCCGGGTTGCGGGACGTGCAACAATACCTCTTGCAAAACCGGCGAATGCGAATTGTGCATTTGACGCGGCGGAACGTCTTGCGGACGGTGATCTCCATGATTGTGGCTGCAAAGACGGGCGTTTACCGTGCGCACGACAAGACGCAATTGCCCAGCGATGCGACCGTCGATGTCTCGCCAGCGGACTGCCTCGCACGACTTCAATTGGTGCGTAACTTCGAGGCGAAAACTCGCCAACAGTTTTGTCACCATCCCATGCTGGAAATGGTATATGAAGAATTGGTTGCCAATCAAGATCAAGCAACCGACCGGTTGCTGCGATTTCTGAATGTCGACCCCATGCCGTTGAGCGGTCGCATGGTGCGACAAAGCAAAAGCTTGCGGGACTCGGTCTCTAATTTCGATGAATTGGCAGCAGCATTGGCGGGAACAGAGTGGGAATCGATGCTCACGGACGATGTCGTTTGA
- a CDS encoding glycosyltransferase family 2 protein, which produces MNTPLVTVVIPHFNRADLLVETLASLRAQTFPNWEAVVVDDGSDADQWAAIQQMRDDRIQVVARDRQPKGPSACRNIGVGLSRGTHIVFLDSDDLMAPWCLTNRMRAVAENPEEGFWIFPVLLFQHQMGDSDVCWNDFRTGPDLMRFLQADPPWHTSSPIWRRTSLDELGGFNEAVMYGDDTDLHIRALLRKIPYAKMDFALPDLFVRRDASPRITNSLSESMLQSRRVRLLEGSKALSDADRRSVETWEGQYFVECEFLLFNTSTPAANIQAVVSDWRASHHPKWAQRFVVQAYLAFAVATRDRAYILLRIARRIAMKVLPKSYFPDGGSFQNTTLSKEMIEQVRVQLSNAVRVPK; this is translated from the coding sequence ATGAACACACCTCTAGTCACCGTGGTCATCCCGCATTTTAATCGAGCGGATCTGCTGGTTGAAACGCTGGCTTCGCTGAGGGCGCAGACGTTCCCGAATTGGGAGGCGGTTGTTGTGGATGACGGGTCCGATGCGGACCAGTGGGCAGCGATACAGCAGATGCGCGACGATCGGATTCAGGTGGTCGCTCGAGACCGTCAACCCAAGGGACCTTCGGCGTGCCGGAACATTGGCGTTGGGCTAAGTCGCGGAACGCACATCGTATTTCTCGACTCAGATGACTTGATGGCACCGTGGTGCCTGACGAATCGAATGAGAGCGGTGGCCGAGAACCCGGAGGAAGGCTTTTGGATCTTTCCGGTGCTCTTGTTCCAGCATCAGATGGGAGATTCCGATGTCTGTTGGAACGATTTTCGGACAGGCCCCGATCTGATGAGGTTCTTACAGGCAGACCCACCGTGGCATACCTCGTCTCCGATTTGGAGAAGGACCTCGCTCGACGAGCTTGGTGGATTTAATGAGGCGGTGATGTACGGTGACGACACCGATTTACACATTCGCGCATTGTTGCGGAAGATACCTTACGCCAAGATGGATTTCGCCCTTCCGGATCTGTTTGTTCGTCGCGACGCGTCACCCAGGATCACGAATTCGTTGTCGGAAAGCATGCTCCAGTCGCGGCGGGTACGTCTACTTGAAGGTTCCAAAGCGTTGTCCGATGCCGACCGCAGGAGTGTAGAGACTTGGGAGGGGCAATATTTTGTCGAGTGTGAGTTTCTGCTGTTCAATACTTCGACACCAGCAGCCAACATCCAAGCGGTTGTGTCGGATTGGAGGGCCTCCCATCACCCAAAGTGGGCCCAACGATTTGTGGTGCAAGCCTATCTGGCATTTGCTGTCGCAACACGCGACAGGGCGTACATTCTGTTGAGAATCGCACGTCGCATCGCAATGAAAGTGTTGCCCAAGTCTTATTTCCCCGACGGCGGATCGTTTCAAAACACAACGCTCTCAAAAGAAATGATCGAACAGGTCCGAGTTCAGCTGTCCAATGCCGTACGGGTTCCAAAATAA
- a CDS encoding class I SAM-dependent methyltransferase produces the protein MSVDAQHKSQEQHWDADRDDPSRAKIHESWFRTDTVDSWRHARMYEPVQAFAHNLQLRWVTIGDGRFGLDSIRIRNQGFSSVLPTDIGSALLEQAVQRGLINEYQVENAERLSFADESFDVAFCKESYHHFPRGPLALYEMLRVAKHAVVLVEPRDYSIDRPVFPVVGPVGLVKGIFEWAKRRLRLHDTPLPLRKLYHLGDPPCYEDSGNYVYTISSREMEKVALGMNLPVLAVKGLNDHHQSGYETETIGESSELFHDLKLKLAQEDRLSRAGRIGTSMLMTILFKTTPDVETRRFLIQNDWLVVDLPRNPHV, from the coding sequence GTGTCAGTTGATGCTCAGCACAAAAGCCAGGAACAGCATTGGGATGCCGACCGGGATGATCCAAGTCGTGCGAAGATTCACGAGAGTTGGTTCCGTACGGACACCGTGGATTCTTGGCGGCACGCACGAATGTATGAGCCGGTTCAAGCGTTCGCGCACAATTTGCAACTGCGTTGGGTTACCATTGGTGACGGGCGTTTTGGTCTTGATTCCATTCGCATTCGAAATCAAGGCTTTTCTTCCGTATTGCCAACCGATATCGGGTCCGCTTTATTGGAGCAGGCTGTTCAACGTGGGTTGATCAACGAATATCAAGTTGAGAACGCGGAGCGATTGTCGTTTGCAGACGAAAGTTTCGATGTCGCATTTTGTAAAGAGAGCTACCACCATTTCCCACGCGGCCCACTTGCGCTCTACGAGATGCTGAGAGTTGCAAAACATGCCGTGGTACTTGTCGAACCAAGAGACTATTCGATTGATCGACCTGTGTTTCCTGTGGTTGGTCCGGTTGGACTTGTCAAAGGCATATTTGAATGGGCTAAACGGCGGCTGCGGCTGCACGATACCCCTCTGCCTTTGCGGAAACTCTATCACCTTGGAGACCCGCCCTGCTACGAGGATTCTGGCAATTATGTGTACACCATCTCGTCGCGTGAGATGGAGAAAGTTGCGTTGGGCATGAACTTGCCTGTGCTGGCAGTAAAAGGCTTAAACGACCATCATCAATCTGGTTACGAAACCGAAACAATCGGTGAGTCATCGGAATTGTTTCACGACTTGAAGTTGAAGCTGGCCCAAGAAGATCGGTTGTCGAGAGCGGGACGAATCGGTACGAGCATGTTGATGACGATTCTATTTAAAACGACACCGGACGTGGAGACTCGCCGGTTCTTAATCCAAAACGACTGGTTGGTTGTTGATCTTCCCAGGAACCCACATGTCTAA